Proteins co-encoded in one Nicotiana sylvestris chromosome 7, ASM39365v2, whole genome shotgun sequence genomic window:
- the LOC104242250 gene encoding UBP1-associated protein 2C-like, translating into MALKEPYKRINGKTTITKVANSGARDREDESLSTVYVANVPHDMLPGRLLEYFSSYGVVEKGPFGFDKETGKSRGYAIFVYRTLEGAKTAIYEPIKWVDGHHLTCEMALGRTKKKPRVSLNSGSFNLNCHYQNPRSMFGGGGSRPEVSQVGVQYAQFQGNRDIYPQNCDCGLVSNCNIQVQGLSPTVIGRNHIGSGLCSKLSHGDYSLWSSEFSRHNPVWF; encoded by the coding sequence ATGGCACTCAAAGAGCCATATAAGAGGATTAATGGAAAGACGACAATCACAAAGGTTGCTAATTCAGGAGCCAGAGACAGAGAGGATGAGTCTTTAAGTACAGTTTATGTGGCTAATGTACCACATGACATGTTACCAGGTAGATTGTTGGAATATTTTTCCTCTTATGGTGTAGTAGAAAAGGGTCCTTTTGGTTTCGATAAAGAAACAGGAAAATCAAGAGGTTACGCTATTTTTGTGTACAGAACACTAGAAGGGGCTAAAACAGCAATTTATGAACCTATCAAGTGGGTCGACGGACACCATTTAACGTGTGAAATGGCCCTCGGGAGGACAAAGAAAAAACCCCGCGTTAGTCTTAACTCGGGGTCATTCAATTTAAATTGCCATTACCAGAACCCAAGATCAATGTTTGGTGGTGGTGGCTCGAGACCAGAAGTGTCACAAGTTGGAGTTCAGTATGCCCAGTTTCAAGGCAACAGGGACATATATCCACAGAATTGTGATTGTGGCCTAGTTTCTAATTGTAACATTCAGGTTCAGGGCTTATCACCAACAGTTATAGGTCGCAACCACATTGGCTCTGGGCTTTGTTCTAAGTTGTCTCATGGCGATTACAGTCTTTGGTCCTCAGAATTTTCTAGGCATAATCCAGTATGGTTTTGA
- the LOC104242249 gene encoding probable GPI-anchored adhesin-like protein PGA55 isoform X2, with protein MKKLYSGVVQDFHIPIDDHIKRGTQAVNGKQKYDVGTYTSSVAGTTQNPIKEQSSLDHDADSFIESQNASTSTELDGLIASEEGEIDFSVGNDRAGATCKSSCTVFEKNMTREEELVDEESSTSVATISSESCSDKDSKDTKSGSFSDDDNCFSDVSSSQMIILQDDIVREEQPLAEGSSSFLDNLSKSQSSASEKNEKMFDSSPDAINCISTAPSSQIVLQRNITGAVQPITAQSNSFGDIALSKSLPSLIEESHGNSITAKFPNPTSFFDTELGTFPEDERGCNRFFDAAESISNVSMTHTILQDNITSEDQLAPKKSSSIRDKSLPQTPAFTSDIPPTSLSDAGFGVSMPVCKSFLDNVTCVSDKSSKGAFEDAPNTFQSSELVLSRVLVENESVDVDTGVSDSSPLTESSSLSSGNCSLEAESNCSISTGLSSSLSTPLASANNVVAVIPALSSAAASLMGFSDVNISSSHESVGDSGSIRNNLEWYPSSQLKALMCPAEIGCLNDCCIDLPGMETIDLTDKGKLEESCVLVDNKLQRTVSFRPRKYKSYKELIQEAFASRKSLIKEYKQLAVLYADVDAETSQRTELPSLPSPCLRSTESSICESGWELL; from the exons ATGAAAAAGTTATACTCTGGTGTAGTGCAAGATTTTCATATCCCAATAGATGATCATATAAAAAGGGGAACACAAGCTGTCAATGGAAAGCAAAAGTACGATGTTGGTACTTATACTAGTTCAGTCGCAGGCACTACACAGAACCCTATCAAAGAACAATCATCTCTGGATCACGATGCTGATAGTTTCATCGAAAGCCAAAATGCTTCAACTTCAACTGAACTTGATGGTTTAATAGCTTCCGAAGAAGGAGAAATTGATTTTTCTGTAGGAAATGATAGAGCAGGTGCAACTTGTAAGAGCTCTTGTACGGTTTTTGAAAAGAATATGACAAGGGAGGAAGAACTGGTAGATGAGGAATCAAGTACTTCGGTAGCCACAATTTCATCTGAATCCTGTTCTGACAAAGATTCCAAAGATACCAAGAGCGGTAGCTTTTCAGATGATGATAACTGTTTTTCTGATGTATCAAGCTCTCAGATGATTATACTACAAGATGATATCGTTAGGGAGGAACAACCACTGGCTGAGGGATCAAGTTCATTTCTGGATAATTTGTCTAAATCACAATCCAGTGCCTCTGAGAAGAATGAGAAAATGTTTGATAGCTCTCCTGATGCTATTAACTGTATTTCTACTGCACCAAGTAGTCAGATTGTTTTGCAACGGAACATCACTGGTGCGGTTCAACCAATCACTGCTCAATCAAATTCTTTTGGAGATATTGCTTTATCCAAGTCATTACCATCTTTAATAGAGGAAAGTCATGGAAATTCCATCACGGCTAAGTTCCcaaatccaacttcattttttgaTACAGAACTTGGAACCTTCCCAGAGGATGAGAGAGGATGCAACAGGTTTTTTGATGCTGCTGAGAGCATTTCCAATGTTTCAATGACTCATACGATATTGCAAGACAATATCACCAGTGAGGATCAACTTGCACCCAAGAAATCAAGTTCTATTAGAGATAAAAGTTTGCCACAAACCCCAGCATTTACATCTGATATACCTCCAACTTCACTTAGTGATGCAGGATTTGGGGTGTCCATGCCCGTCTGTAAAAGCTTCTTGGACAATGTTACTTGTGTTTCTGATAAGTCAAGTAAGGGGGCATTTGAAGACGCTCCAAATACATTCCAGTCATCTGAACTTGTACTTTCTCGAGTTCTTGTTGAGAATGAAAGCGTGGATGTAGACACCGGAGTATCAGACTCTTCCCCGTTAACAGAATCTTCTAGCCTGTCAAGTGGAAACTGTTCACTGGAAGCAGAGTCCAATTGTAGTATCTCCACTGGCCTCTCATCTTCCTTGTCAACTCCTTTAGCGAGTGCAAACAATGTTGTTGCTGTCATTCCAGCTCTCTCAAGCGCTGCTGCATCGTTGATGGGTTTCAGTG ATGTAAACATTTCGAGTTCTCACGAGTCAGTTGGGGATTCTGGTTCAATAAGAAATAACCTTGAGTGGTATCCAAGCTCTCAGTTGAAGGCTCTTATGTGTCCCGCAGAAATAG GATGCTTGAATGATTGCTGCATTGATCTTCCTGGGATGGAAACGATTGATCTAACTGATAAGGGAAAGCTCGAGGAAAGTTGTGTCCTTGTGGACAATAAATTACAAAGAACTGTTTCGTTTAGGCCAAGGAAATATAAGTCGTACAAG GAACTAATACAGGAGGCATTTGCTTCTAGGAAGAGCCTGATAAAGGAATACAAGCAATTGGCTGTTTTATATGCAGACGTCGATGCAGAAACTAGCCAGCGCACTGAGTTGCCTTCTCTTCCTTCACCATGTTTACGCTCAACAGAATCGTCCATCTGTGAATCTGGGTGGGAGCTTCTATAA
- the LOC104242249 gene encoding probable GPI-anchored adhesin-like protein PGA55 isoform X1, whose protein sequence is MEKIRSKSWIGNIYHKFEAVCQEVDGFVTKDTVKYVENQVQTVGASMKKLYSGVVQDFHIPIDDHIKRGTQAVNGKQKYDVGTYTSSVAGTTQNPIKEQSSLDHDADSFIESQNASTSTELDGLIASEEGEIDFSVGNDRAGATCKSSCTVFEKNMTREEELVDEESSTSVATISSESCSDKDSKDTKSGSFSDDDNCFSDVSSSQMIILQDDIVREEQPLAEGSSSFLDNLSKSQSSASEKNEKMFDSSPDAINCISTAPSSQIVLQRNITGAVQPITAQSNSFGDIALSKSLPSLIEESHGNSITAKFPNPTSFFDTELGTFPEDERGCNRFFDAAESISNVSMTHTILQDNITSEDQLAPKKSSSIRDKSLPQTPAFTSDIPPTSLSDAGFGVSMPVCKSFLDNVTCVSDKSSKGAFEDAPNTFQSSELVLSRVLVENESVDVDTGVSDSSPLTESSSLSSGNCSLEAESNCSISTGLSSSLSTPLASANNVVAVIPALSSAAASLMGFSDVNISSSHESVGDSGSIRNNLEWYPSSQLKALMCPAEIGCLNDCCIDLPGMETIDLTDKGKLEESCVLVDNKLQRTVSFRPRKYKSYKELIQEAFASRKSLIKEYKQLAVLYADVDAETSQRTELPSLPSPCLRSTESSICESGWELL, encoded by the exons ATGGAGAAAATCAGAAGCAAAAGTTGGATTGGAAACATATACCACAAGTTTGAGGCTGTGTGCCAGGAGGTAGATGGATTTGTAACCAAG GACACAGTTAAATATGTTGAGAATCAGGTGCAAACTGTTGGTGCAAGCATGAAAAAGTTATACTCTGGTGTAGTGCAAGATTTTCATATCCCAATAGATGATCATATAAAAAGGGGAACACAAGCTGTCAATGGAAAGCAAAAGTACGATGTTGGTACTTATACTAGTTCAGTCGCAGGCACTACACAGAACCCTATCAAAGAACAATCATCTCTGGATCACGATGCTGATAGTTTCATCGAAAGCCAAAATGCTTCAACTTCAACTGAACTTGATGGTTTAATAGCTTCCGAAGAAGGAGAAATTGATTTTTCTGTAGGAAATGATAGAGCAGGTGCAACTTGTAAGAGCTCTTGTACGGTTTTTGAAAAGAATATGACAAGGGAGGAAGAACTGGTAGATGAGGAATCAAGTACTTCGGTAGCCACAATTTCATCTGAATCCTGTTCTGACAAAGATTCCAAAGATACCAAGAGCGGTAGCTTTTCAGATGATGATAACTGTTTTTCTGATGTATCAAGCTCTCAGATGATTATACTACAAGATGATATCGTTAGGGAGGAACAACCACTGGCTGAGGGATCAAGTTCATTTCTGGATAATTTGTCTAAATCACAATCCAGTGCCTCTGAGAAGAATGAGAAAATGTTTGATAGCTCTCCTGATGCTATTAACTGTATTTCTACTGCACCAAGTAGTCAGATTGTTTTGCAACGGAACATCACTGGTGCGGTTCAACCAATCACTGCTCAATCAAATTCTTTTGGAGATATTGCTTTATCCAAGTCATTACCATCTTTAATAGAGGAAAGTCATGGAAATTCCATCACGGCTAAGTTCCcaaatccaacttcattttttgaTACAGAACTTGGAACCTTCCCAGAGGATGAGAGAGGATGCAACAGGTTTTTTGATGCTGCTGAGAGCATTTCCAATGTTTCAATGACTCATACGATATTGCAAGACAATATCACCAGTGAGGATCAACTTGCACCCAAGAAATCAAGTTCTATTAGAGATAAAAGTTTGCCACAAACCCCAGCATTTACATCTGATATACCTCCAACTTCACTTAGTGATGCAGGATTTGGGGTGTCCATGCCCGTCTGTAAAAGCTTCTTGGACAATGTTACTTGTGTTTCTGATAAGTCAAGTAAGGGGGCATTTGAAGACGCTCCAAATACATTCCAGTCATCTGAACTTGTACTTTCTCGAGTTCTTGTTGAGAATGAAAGCGTGGATGTAGACACCGGAGTATCAGACTCTTCCCCGTTAACAGAATCTTCTAGCCTGTCAAGTGGAAACTGTTCACTGGAAGCAGAGTCCAATTGTAGTATCTCCACTGGCCTCTCATCTTCCTTGTCAACTCCTTTAGCGAGTGCAAACAATGTTGTTGCTGTCATTCCAGCTCTCTCAAGCGCTGCTGCATCGTTGATGGGTTTCAGTG ATGTAAACATTTCGAGTTCTCACGAGTCAGTTGGGGATTCTGGTTCAATAAGAAATAACCTTGAGTGGTATCCAAGCTCTCAGTTGAAGGCTCTTATGTGTCCCGCAGAAATAG GATGCTTGAATGATTGCTGCATTGATCTTCCTGGGATGGAAACGATTGATCTAACTGATAAGGGAAAGCTCGAGGAAAGTTGTGTCCTTGTGGACAATAAATTACAAAGAACTGTTTCGTTTAGGCCAAGGAAATATAAGTCGTACAAG GAACTAATACAGGAGGCATTTGCTTCTAGGAAGAGCCTGATAAAGGAATACAAGCAATTGGCTGTTTTATATGCAGACGTCGATGCAGAAACTAGCCAGCGCACTGAGTTGCCTTCTCTTCCTTCACCATGTTTACGCTCAACAGAATCGTCCATCTGTGAATCTGGGTGGGAGCTTCTATAA